The following proteins come from a genomic window of Triticum aestivum cultivar Chinese Spring chromosome 6A, IWGSC CS RefSeq v2.1, whole genome shotgun sequence:
- the LOC123127196 gene encoding probable serine/threonine protein phosphatase 2A regulatory subunit B''delta — protein sequence MEAAPDLSAVSALALQVDLLQLPPEIPAPGAPALRGVLDHLFAHWLSLPDTVALVSCLAQKAKANGMGGFTGGAMLPSMMMQGGANVPPLSPRSPRLSRKPSGVGGHPNRCASPLRPATARAVKEVIPQFYFRDGRPLPYEQKRQCISIVEQLFAGHSNGLRIQEFRMVTRELCKLPSFFTTVLFGKIDKDNTEFVTRDAFMDFWVNSNMMTMDSATQVFTILKQPDHDYLTKEDFKPVLRDLLDNHPGLEFLKSTPEFQERYAETVVYRIFYCLNRIGNGLLSLRELKRGNLLDSLQHADDEEDINKVLRYFSYEHFYVIYCKFWELDTDHDFFIDKENLIKYGNHALTYRIVDRIFSEVPRKFTSKIPGKMCYEDFVHFILSEEDKSSEPSQDYWFKCIDLDGNGILTHIELQYFFEEQLHRMECMAQEPVLFEDILCQLVDMIGPEDDTFFTIKDFRRCKLSGHFFNVLFNLNKFMAFESRDPFLIRQMREEPSLTDWDRFARREYIRLAMEEDGEDASNASGDVWDESLESPF from the exons ATGGAGGCGGCGCCGGATCTGAGCGCCGTGTCGGCGCTGGCGCTGCAGGTGGACCTCCTGCAGCTGCCGCCGGAGATCCCCGCGCCGGGGGCGCCCGCGCTGCGCGGTGTCCTCGACCACCTCTTCGCGCACTGGCTCTCCCTCCCCGACACCGTCGCCCTGGTCAGCTGCCTGGCCCAGAAGGCCAAGGCCAACGGCATGGGCGGCTTCACCGGGGGCGCCATGTTGCCGTCCATGATGATGCAGGGGGGCGCCAACGTGCCGCCGCTCTCGCCGAGGTCGCCCCGCCTCTCCAGGAAGCCCAGCGGGGTCGGGGGACACCCCAACCGTTGCGCGTCCCCGCTCCGGCCGGCCACCGCGCGCGCCGTCAAGGAGGTCATTCCACAG TTCTATTTCCGAGATGGACGCCCGCTGCCATACGAGCAGAAGAGGCAGTGCATATCTATAGTCGAGCAGCTCTTCGCCGGGCACTCCAATGGTCTTCGGATTCAAG AATTTCGGATGGTTACCAGGGAGCTCTGCAAACTACCGTCGTTCTTTACCACTGTTCTTTTTGGAAAGATTGATAAGGATAACACTGAATTTGTCACAAG GGATGCCTTTATGGATTTCTGGGTGAATAGCAATATGATGACTATGGACAGTGCAACCCAAGTATTTACGATTTTGAAGCAACCAGATCATGATTATCTCACAAAG GAAGATTTCAAACCAGTTCTTCGAGACCTTTTGGACAACCATCCTGGCCTGGAATTCTTAAAGAGCACGCCGGAATTTCAGGAAAGATATG CTGAGACTGTCGTATATAGGATATTTTATTGCTTGAATCGAATTGGAAATGGCCTTCTCAGTCTGAGGGAGCTGAAACGTGGAAATCTGCTTGATTCGCTGCAGCATGCTGATGATGAAGAGGATATCAATAAAGTTTTAAG GTATTTCTCGTACGAGCATTTCTATGTGATATACTGCAAGTTCTGGGAACTCGATACGGACCACGATTTCTTTATTGACAAAGAAAATCTTATTAAGTATGGAAACCATGCATTGACATATAGGATTGTAGATAGAATTTTCTCGGAG GTTCCCAGGAAATTTACCAGCAAGATTCCAGGGAAAATGTGTTACGAAGATTTTGTTCATTTTATTTTGTCTGAAGAGGATAAATCATCAGAACCAAGCCAAGATTATTG GTTTAAATGTATAGATTTGGATGGCAATGGCATACTCACACACATTGAACTACAATACTTTTTTGAGGAGCAACTTCATCGCATGGAATGCATGGCCCAGGAACCTGTACTGTTTGAGGACATATTGTGTCAACTAGTTGATATGATAGGACCAGAG GATGATACCTTTTTTACCATAAAAGACTTCCGGAGGTGCAAATTGTCCGGGCATTTCTTCAATGTTCTCTTCAACCTCAACAAGTTCATGGCTTTTGAATCTAGAGACCCATTCCTCATTCGCCAA ATGCGTGAAGAGCCATCCTTGACCGACTGGGATCGTTTTGCTCGGAGAGAATATATAAGATTGGCAATGGAAGAAGATGGTGAAGATGCTTCCAATGCAAGTGGAGATGTTTGGGACGAGTCACTTGAATCTCCGTTCTAA